A genomic stretch from Scheffersomyces stipitis CBS 6054 chromosome 6, complete sequence includes:
- a CDS encoding predicted protein (go_component intracellular; ribosome~go_function structural constituent of ribosome~go_process protein biosynthesis) produces MIGNIFASATRAVFGKQPIMNTLIQTRNKMKTHKAAAKRFIKTGTGIKRKQAGRNHGNGGFSANSLRHLDSFVPVGARGRHLKKLEEFF; encoded by the coding sequence ATGATCGGAAACATCTTTGCCTCGGCAACTAGAGCGGTTTTTGGCAAGCAGCCAATCATGAACACGCTCATCCAAACCAGAAACAAAATGAAGACCCACAAGGCTGCAGCCAAAAGATTCATCAAGACAGGCACTGGAATCAAGAGAAAGCAGGCCGGCAGAAACCACGGCAATGGAGGCTTCAGTGCCAATTCTTTGCGCCACTTGGACTCGTTTGTACCAGTGGGAGCTAGGGGCCgtcatttgaagaagctcgAGGAGTTCTTCTAG
- a CDS encoding predicted protein, producing the protein MSTTQLRSSLQEIVPTYHGKFPPQLLSFIESLYSLSLQKKPTLPNRAEIARFHICAFLAAEKYQSTFSLPQPEVRRIPLQPKIAAKLLDDFRDNLLNQIRSCTSTPRKNASSNSTSPAGSPESAYSTPLSTPTGLTKLSPLKLNINKSKISSPLKRLRDLENEDDSEEERSVRKKTPRKPNKEFNIESPFNPKPSAKSPDGSPKKKKSKSTKLNIYKYDRKHVSIVDFIAFANSFFIPAEITPRMVETFLVHKHKFVKKSEWLLACGMIHSAYIRINHKILTSKMGAKQKIVDQLFQYQKGGLMKKAMQLWLDIVEDWINDEAWIRDIEKQFMYDKDSVQQQQLTKEREARIGPGWGLLEKFGSMLHGDVLYDSKTQEDYYNTWTSRVLESTST; encoded by the exons ATGAGTACTACCCAACTCCGGCTGTCACTCCAGGAGATAGTACCGACTTACCATGGAAAATTTCCCCCGCAATTGCTCTCTTTCATCGAGTCGCTTTACCTGCTCAgtcttcagaagaaaccCACTTTACCTAACCGAGCAGAAATCGCTCGTTTCCACATTTGCGCCTTCTTAGCAGCTGaaaagtaccagtccacATTCAGTCTTCCACAGCCCGAGGTGCGAAGAATCCCTCTCCAGCCTAAGATTGCAGCCAAGTTGCTAGATGACTTCAGAGACAATCTCTTGAACCAGATCAGATCGTGCACTTCAACTCCACGTAAGAATGCCTCTTCAAATTCGACTTCCCCGGCAGGATCTCCAGAACTGGCATATTCTACCCCCCTTCTGACTCCAACGGGATTGACCAAGTTGTCTCCCCtcaaattgaatataaACAAGAGTAAAATCTCGTCGCCACTTAAACGGTTACGCGATcttgaaaacgaagacgattctgaagaagaacgtTCAGTACGAAAAAAAACACCGAGAAAACCCAATAAGGAATTTAATATTGAGTCTCCATTTAATCCAAAACCCTCAGCTA AGTCGCCTGATGGACTGcccaaaaagaaaaaatccaaatctacaaaattaAACATATACAAATACGATAGAAAACACGTCTCCATAGTGGATTTTATTGCTTTCGCAAACAGTTTCTTTATTCCAGCTGAAATAACTCCACGTATGGTAGAGACTTTTCTTGTCCACAAACACAAGTTTGTCAAAAAGAGTGAATGGCTCTTAGCCTGTGGAATGATCCACTCTGCCTATATTCGTATCAACCATAAAATACTCACATCCAAAATGGGTGCGAAACAGAAAATCGTAGATCAACTCTTCCAGTACCAAAAGGGGGGGTTGATGAAAAAAGCCATGCAATTATGGCTAGACATAGTCGAAGACTGGATCAACGACGAAGCTTGGATCCGCGATATAGAGAAACAGTTTATGTACGATAAGGACTCCGtccaacagcaacagtTGACAAAAGAGAGAGAGGCTAGAATCGGTCCGGGATGGGGGTTACTCGAGAAATTTGGCTCGATGCTCCATGGAGATGTTCTCTATGATTCAAAGACGCAAGAGGACTACTACAACACCTGGACTTCCAGAGTATTAGAGTCGACAAGCACCTAG
- a CDS encoding predicted protein — protein MSEVTDPRSLSTEEDEGSERKTLQQQLKENRERKQREYQEQLAAKNSTYKLDEKSAQFYEELRAKELAKENLHKQQERQQLEKFRSLKSAASYKAESGKQVSTTPPTISSSAPSVESVSGVVENVESGSVKKATPTIVLRKRSSQKSVETAPPTKLAKSEKHAEKQVPAAGSAVPEQTVGSKVESLLGDYSSDED, from the exons ATGCTGGAAGTTACCGATCCTCGCCTGTTGTCAACagaggaagacgaaggCTCTGAAAGAAAGACTCTACAGCAACAATTAAAGGAGAATAGAG agagaaaacaaagagaaTACCAGGAACAGTTGGCTGCAAAGAATTCGACATACAAACTAGACGAAAAATCAGCACAATTCTACGAGGAGTTGAGAGCCAAAGAACTTGCTAAGGAAAATCTCCACAAACAGCAAGAACGCCAGCAACTAGAAAAGTTTCGCCTGTTAAAATCAGCTGCTAGTTATAAAGCTGAATCTGGTAAACAGGTATCTACCACACCACCAACTATTTCTAGCTCGGCACCTTCTGTGGAATCTGTTTCTGGGGTTGTGGAAAATGTCGAATCTGGATCAGTCAAGAAAGCTACACCCACAATAGTTTTGCGCAAACGCTCATCGCAGAAACTGGTAGAAACAGCCCCACCTACTAAATTAGCTAAACTGGAGAAGCACGCAGAGAAGCAAGTTCCAGCTGCGGGCTCTGCAGTGCCTGAACAAACGGTGGGGTCCAAAGTGGAATCACTTTTGGGCGACTATTCTTCAGACGAGGACTAA
- the DAL9 gene encoding allantoate permease, whose product MSSREENIDSKDNVMVSISSPSTGRQAKPDGDVDDAMEYAIRNKTENPKYDKSRDAKLLRKIDFFLMPIICCLYAIQFMDKLTNSLASILGLRTELRMHGNMYSWTGSAFYLGYMVFEFPAVRFLQSFPVSKTLSVFIVLWGVVLCLHSIPNYAGFVALRTILGILESSITPGLVIITSQYYRGANPDAGAKEKSKYKDEIFLRTAWWFASTGFGIIVGSAIAYAIVVHQDSYSIQAWKLIFIVTGVITIFVGLVFLVHVPDKPTKAWFLTEEEKKLVVERIRVNQQGFGNKKFKIYQFKEALLDLRTWLFFLAALSISLPTGGLTNFGSILLAEGFGYSLKKTMLMQMPVGAVNICGCVIFAWLHRFVESRMFWATFGNAVTFAAQCMLAFGKTNQIMFAGYIVQSLGPIAFICLLANISSNVTGHTKKVTVNAILLVGYCVGNLIGPQTFLDSEAPNYKTAKACIVAFGLLNLLLFVLIWLSYLWDNRKKNRAYAEAGEIDMFENYEFADLTDKENPLFRYKI is encoded by the coding sequence ATGTCATCAAGAGAGGAAAATATTGACAGCAAGGACAATGTTATGGTTTCAATTTCGAGTCCGCTGACAGGCAGGCAGGCAAAACCTGACGGAGACGTTGATGATGCAATGGAGTATGCAATAAGAAATAAAACAGAAAACCCAAAATATGACAAATCAAGAGATGCAAAGCTTCTAAGAAAGATTGACTTCTTTTTAATGCCAATTATATGCTGTCTCTATGCCATTCAATTTATGGATAAATTGACCAATTCACTAGCTTCCATTCTCGGATTACGTACTGAATTGAGAATGCATGGCAATATGTATTCTTGGACTGGCTCAGCATTTTACTTGGGTTACATGGTATTTGAATTTCCTGCTGTACGTTTCTTGCAACTGTTTCCAGTTTCTAAAACACTAAGCGTTTTCATTGTTCTTTGGGGTGTGGTTCTATGTCTTCACTCAATTCCAAACTACGCTGGCTTTGTAGCACTAAGAACTATCCTTGGAATACTCGAAAGCTCAATTACTCCAGGTTTGGTCATTATAACTAGTCAATATTACCGTGGTGCTAATCCTGACGCTGGtgcaaaagagaaaagcAAATACAAAGATGAAATATTTCTTCGTACTGCTTGGTGGTTTGCTAGTACTGGGTTCGGTATTATCGTTGGTTCAGCAATTGCATATGCAATTGTGGTTCATCAAGATTCCTACTCTATCCAAGCTTGGAAGCTAATATTCATCGTCACTGGTGTAATCACTATTTTCGTTGGATTAGTTTTCTTAGTCCATGTTCCTGATAAGCCCACCAAAGCGTGGTTTCtcactgaagaagaaaagaagttagTGGTCGAGCGTATCAGAGTTAATCAACAAGGTTTTGGAAacaaaaaattcaaaatttacCAATTCAAGGAAGCCCTCTTGGATTTGAGGACTTGGTTGTTCTTTCTCGCTGCTTTGAGTATCAGTCTCCCAACTGGTGGATTGACAAACTTCGGAAGCATTTTGCTTGCTGAAGGCTTTGGCTACTCGCTAAAAAAGACCATGTTAATGCAAATGCCAGTTGGCGCAGTTAACATTTGCGGATGTGTCATTTTTGCCTGGCTTCATCGATTTGTTGAATCTAGAATGTTTTGGGCTACTTTTGGCAATGCTGTCACATTTGCTGCCCAATGTATGCTTGCGTTCGGAAAGACGAACCAGATCATGTTTGCCGGTTATATAGTGCAATCCCTCGGTCCCATTGCTTTTATCTGCTTGTTGGCAAATATTTCTAGTAATGTTACTGGACATACCAAGAAAGTTACTGTTAATGCTATCTTATTGGTTGGATATTGTGTTGGTAATTTAATTGGGCCGCAGACTTTCTTGGATTCAGAAGCTCCAAATTATAAGACAGCCAAAGCATGCATCGTTGCTTTTGGTCTTTTGAATTTACTATTATTTGTTCTTATCTGGTTGAGTTATTTGTGGGATAAccgaaagaagaatagagCATATGCTGAGGCTGGAGAAATCGATATGTTCGAAAACTACGAATTTGCTGATTTAACGGACAAGGAGAATCCTCTCTTCAGGTACAAGATCTGA
- the PDZ1 gene encoding hypothetical signaling-associated PDZ domain containing protein (go_function protein binding): MSVPTKRRLSFDESTNKRFLNGTHSTENNTSNIEVDEDYGSDGSEQIFDLPATTNNNQWQETITKVVNAVVSIQFTHVSNFDTETSLVSEATGFVVDATRGLILTNRHVVGPGPFCGYVVFDNHEEAVVKPIYRDPVHDFGFLQFDPKEVKYLQLTQLELKPDLAKVGTEIRVVGNDAGEKLSILAGFISRLDRNAPEYGSLTYNDFNTEYIQAAASASGGSSGSPVVNEDGDVVALQAGGSTEASTDFFLPIYRPLRALQCIQKKQPITRGDIQVEWQLKPYDECRRLGLTPEAEARARKLFPNKIGLLVAELVLPQGQADGLIKEGDTLISIDDIDISTFIKVDEILDENVGNELKFVIQRGGEVITQMIKIGDLHSITPDRYVDVGGASFNNLSYQVARCYCIPVKGVFINDASGSFEFASYEKSGWLLETVDDMPTPDLDTLIEVMKMIPDCRRVPITYRHVSDLHTENIQIIYIERHWQSSFRLAVRNDTTGLWDFTDLQEKPLPPLSHEPQNAKFIDIPFSDETRSGCSSLVRSFVQVRLIAPVPMDSYPYRKEICYGVVVDSVNGYVLVSRRFVPHDMCDIFLIFAESIDVPAKVVFLHPNQNYAILKYDPSLVLADVKTPKFGDKPLKRGEKSYFIGYNYNLRLVTDDVKISGVSSLNIPPASLSPRYRGTNLECILLDSKISVECDSGVLADDDGTVRAFWITYLGEATCDQGSDRMYRMGLDVTDVLSVIEKLKVNEIPKQLRLLEAEFTSVTILQGRTRGVSQEWINKFEEVCEDEIKFLAVERVSAPTLHQEKNPLKAGDIILSVNDIIVKNMRDLKPMFTEQELKFRIIRQKKETEIVVPTIDTTTINTSHVVFWSGAIIQAPHYAVRQLMERVPSEVYVTRKSAGGPAHQYGIATNSFITHVNDVETKDLVSLMKVVKDIPDNTYIKLRLMSFDNVPIAISLKTNYHYFPTSELKKKEGSDEWIEIEHK; this comes from the coding sequence ATGAGTGTGCCCACAAAAAGAAGACTCTCGTTTGACGAGTCGACTAATAAACGGTTCCTCAACGGAACCCATTCTACTGAGAACAATACCAGTAATATCGAAGTCGACGAAGATTATGGTTCTGACGGTTCAGAACAGATCTTTGACTTGCCAGCTACCACCAACAATAACCAGTGGCAAGAAACCATCACCAAGGTCGTCAACGCTGTTGTTTCTATTCAGTTCACGCATGTGTCCAATTTTGACACCGAAACTTCGCTTGTTTCAGAAGCCACGGGTTTTGTTGTAGATGCCACCAGAGGGTTGATCTTGACTAACAGACATGTGGTGGGTCCTGGACCTTTCTGTGGCTATGTAGTGTTTGACAACCACGAAGAAGCTGTCGTCAAGCCTATCTATAGAGACCCTGTGCATGATTTCGGGTTCTTACAGTTTGACCCCAAAGAAGTGAAATATTTACAGTTGACCcagttggagttgaagcCCGACTTAGCTAAAGTCGGTACTGAGATCAGAGTTGTAGGTAACGATGCTGGTGAAAAGTTGTCTATCTTGGCTGGGTTCATATCTCGTCTCGATAGAAATGCTCCTGAATACGGAAGTTTGACCTACAATGATTTCAATACTGAGTATATCCAAGCTGcagcttctgcttctggaGGTTCTTCAGGCTCTCCAGTAGTGAACGAAGACGGTGACGTTGTAGCACTACAGGCTGGTGGTTCTACTGAAGCATCTACCGATTTCTTTCTCCCTATCTACAGACCTTTGAGAGCATTACAGTGtatccagaagaagcaacCTATCACCAGAGGCGATATCCAAGTGGAGTGGCAGTTGAAGCCATATGACGAATGTAGAAGATTGGGTTTAACTCCGGAAGCCGAAGCCAGAGCAAGAAAGTTGTTTCCTAATAAAATTGGTCTTCTTGTAGCTGAACTCGTCTTGCCTCAAGGTCAAGCTGATGGGCTCATCAAGGAAGGTGACACCTTGATTTCAATTGACGACATAGACATTTCTACCTTTATTAAGGTTGATGAAATCTTGGATGAGAACGTTGGAAATGAGTTAAAGTTTGTCATCCAAAGAGGAGGAGAGGTGATTACCCAAATGATCAAGATTGGCGATTTGCATTCCATCACTCCAGACAGATACGTCGATGTCGGTGGTGCCTCCTTTAATAATCTTTCCTACCAGGTCGCCAGATGCTACTGTATACCTGTCAAGGGAGTTTTCATCAACGACGCTTCTGGCTCCTTTGAATTTGCTTCTTATGAAAAGTCAGGCTGGTTGTTGGAAACAGTTGACGACATGCCCACACCAGATTTGGATACTTTGATCGAagtgatgaagatgattcCAGACTGTCGTAGAGTTCCCATCACCTACAGACATGTTTCTGATTTGCACACAGAAAACATTCAGATCATTTACATTGAAAGACACTGGCAGTCCAGTTTCAGATTGGCTGTTAGAAACGACACTACTGGATTATGGGATTTCACAGATCTCCAGGAAAAACCTCTTCCTCCATTATCCCACGAGCCACAAAACGCCAAGTTCATCGATATCCCCTTCAGCGATGAAACCAGGTCTGGCTgctcttctttggttcGTTCATTTGTTCAAGTCAGACTTATCGCTCCTGTTCCTATGGACTCTTACCCATACCGTAAAGAGATCTGTTATGGTGTGGTTGTCGATTCAGTCAACGGTTACGTCTTGGTTTCCCGAAGATTCGTACCCCACGATATGTGCGATATCTTTCTTATTTTCGCTGAGTCTATTGATGTTCCAGCCAAGGTTGTATTCCTTCATCCTAACCAGAATTATGCCATCTTGAAATACGACCCTAGTTTGGTTTTGGCTGATGTCAAGACTCCCAAGTTTGGCGACAAACCATTGAAGAGAGGTGAAAAATCCTACTTTATTGgctacaactacaacttgaGATTAGTCACTGATGATGTGAAGATCAGTGGTGTTTCTTCGTTGAACATCCCCCCTGCCTCGTTGTCGCCCCGTTACAGAGGAACCAACTTGGAGTGTATTCTCTTGGATAGTAAGATCAGCGTAGAATGTGATAGTGGTGTTTTGGCTGATGATGATGGTACAGTACGTGCATTCTGGATCACCTACTTGGGTGAAGCTACTTGTGATCAAGGCAGTGATAGAATGTACAGAATGGGCTTGGATGTCACTGATGTCTTGAGTGTGATCGAAAAATTGAAGGTAAACGAAATCCCTAAGCAATTGAGACTCTTGGAAGCCGAGTTTACTTCCGTAACCATTCTCCAGGGTAGAACCAGAGGTGTGTCACAGGAATGGATCAATAAGTTCGAAGAAGTTTGTGAAGACgaaatcaaattcttggCTGTAGAAAGAGTGTCTGCCCCTACTTTACACCAGGAAAAGAACCCATTGAAAGCAGGTGATATCATCTTGTCTGTCAACGACATCATTGTGAAGAACATGAGAGACTTGAAGCCAATGTTCACTGAAcaagagttgaagtttcGGATCATCAGAcaaaagaaggaaactGAAATTGTGGTTCCAACCATCGATACCACGACCATCAACACTTCACACGTTGTCTTCTGGTCTGGAGCTATCATTCAGGCTCCGCACTACGCTGTTCGTCAACTTATGGAAAGGGTTCCTTCAGAAGTCTATGTCACTCGTAAGAGTGCTGGAGGTCCAGCTCATCAATACGGTATAGCCACTAACAGTTTTATTACCCATGTGAACGACGTCGAAACCAAGGATCTCGTCAGCTTGATGAAGGTTGTCAAAGACATTCCTGACAACACCTACATTAAGTTGAGGTTAATGTCTTTTGACAATGTTCCTATTGCCATCTCGTTGAAGACTAACTACCACTACTTTCCAACGtctgagttgaagaaaaaagaagGCTCCGACGAATGGATCGAGATCGAACACAAGTAG